TAATTCATAACTACCTGCTAAAACAAGTTCTGTGGTCTGTTACACCTAGTAATTCCACTTGCTGCACCAGTGACACAATAATCTGTAgcatattgtgtttaaaaatgtgtctcaGAAGCCTATGAGGTTGTTGTACTTGTGCCAGCAGTAAAGTACAACTGGGTTACATGTATACCGTCTCATACCTCATAACCCTAGCCAGGTTAGTTCTAAACTGTGAGACGACCAAttaacctttaaaataataattctttgaTGCATCGTAAATGTGCTTCATGCAGTACCTAAatgacagaaaatacatttttttacaacacAATCACTTTTAAACCAATGTTTATTGTtataacaaattacatttgaaatatgtttcaCTATGCAAATGTACATATTTGTACTGGGAAAtgagtgttttttatgttttgtcatGAAGACTGAATTATGCTGCTGGAAATGTAGTTTATTGCCTTAAACTTCTTATTCACAGAAACTGGTACAAAATCTGTAACCTCCACAGTTCAGGTACAGTCCAGGATTCCTCCATAGAAGACCCTTGTGGCGATCCCCTTCTGTCAAGAATACTGATCTGCAATCCTTGTGCTCACTGCTCGAGCAGCAGTTTCTGGAAGGATCGTGGTGATCCTGTCTGTTGCCAGTCACACCCTCCCCGGGAGGCGGAACTTCCCTACGTACTTGCCGTTGTGGCGCAGGTCGAAGGGGCTGAGTACCTTGCGGATCCCCAGCATGTTGGTGGAGACAACTCTCTGGAAGGTCCAGGGGTTTTGGTTGTTGAGTTCACGCTCGCGCTCCTCCTGATACATGGCTGCAAGGCTCTCCTTGCTCACCACCTTGGCCGGGAAGGGCAGCTTTTTGGCCACCTCTGTGAGGATGGGCTCCACTTCCCCAAACTCACAGCGCCCCCCCAGCTCCAGCACCATCCTGCCACAGCGCACAGGTGTCACATAGTGGTCGATGGCACCCTTGCCCCCGCCCATGCGCTGCCCCAGGCCCTTGCGGGTGATGGGCTTGTAGGGGGCGTTCACTCGCCAGCGTGCGAAGGTTGTCCGCGGGTCGATCCGCCGATTGATTGTCAGTCTCATCATCTCAATGTGCCCCCAGTGCAGGTACCCCCCACCTAGAGCCTGTGGGGAGACGACACAATAAATATGTTTACAGCACAACTTCAGGTGAAATTTTAGAACACATCCTTTTAGAGCAAAGTATGAATACACAGATTGTGATATTTGGggccaattccaattccaaatatTCAACATCAAAAATTGTCAGATACAGATACCAACTTTttcacaattaatacaattacaaacCATCACTTGAAATTGTAATTTAACACTTGAACATTGACTTACGCTTAAACAGAGCACATCCAAGATTGTACTTATTGTATGTATTGTGATACATTGTTAtacattttgtatgtattgtGATATTGTTATACATTCTGCCAGAAGCAAAACACTCGTATGTTAACAGCATGTgacacatgttatatatatatatatatatatatatatatatatatatatatatatatatatatatacacacacacacacacacacacacacacatatatatatatatatattttattatttttttattttttatttttttaatagtgttaaaaatgtaaaagcttgTAGGGTTTACTATATCTATACCTTAGTTTAGCCTTTGAGTCCCTTGTGCAGAATGTTACAAGAgtgtcattttttcatttacGTGACATTGCCTCATTATGCTCTATTATATCTTTGTCTGATGCTGTGAAGTTAGTACATGCCTTTGATCTTTCTAgacttgattactgcaatgctctgctTGCTGGTGTCTCTAAAAGCGTTGTCAACAGGCTGCAGTATGTTTAGAATTCAGCTGCTCAGGTTTTAACAAATTCTCAATCCTGTGAACACATAACTCCTGTTTTGGCATTTTAAAATTCTGCTGATAACCTAAAAAGCCCTAAACGGATTGGCTCCATGCTATATAAAAGATTTAGTACACAACTATATTCCTTCACGGAATTTGAGGTCAAGGATGCATTCAATGGATGACAACATTCTGCAGTTATGCACCAAGATTGTGTAATGCATTCCTGGGGCGATCAAGGACTCTGAGACTGggtattttaaaatcatgtcttaaaacatacttttatacaCTAGCTTTTCCTAATGTTTAAATCTCTAAATGCTTATATCTGCTGTGtcttttttattaaactgtacagtgctttgtgatgcttGTAcattaaaggcgctatataaaataaagtttattgttATTCTTATAATCGCATGCAGCCTGTTAATTATTTACTACCAGTCAGCCATCCAGATAAGATtattgggtcattgagtaattgaCTCTCTAATTTAGACACTATGtaagtaaaatgtgttttgggtaagtaaaatgcaacattacattgaagtcaataaatactgtacatactttaatgctaacttacgGGGTGTGCATTaattacagccttacattttaattgcaatgttactttgaactactgtacaaaaacttttCTGTAAATCTGTTTCTCATTTTCTTGTGCTTTGACAGACATGCTCCCAAAAATTTGAAGCAAAGAAGAAAattgtcaaaaaatatatttaactgtaCCAAAACTgcagtaatacaaataaagaaatgataatattgtaCTCATTATTGatcgccttgctatagcaatataaatgtgttgctgtgttgctacaactgtttaaataacacacctgtaattactctttcattgttaacatcctgacaactttaaagtgtttcaaaacttttcaaaatgcccgctctagtgATTTGTCCTTTAAATCATTgcagagctatttaaaaaaaaataaaataagacgtGCTCTgacttttcttttctgtaccacatcatggatcgttattgctgtgttacctgtttaacaatgtgggcaataatccttacactagagcagacattttgaaacaagctttggaacagactttatgattgaacttgtgtttttgtggtacatcaattttgtttggcataattatttatataCCACAGTTctcgtccggttcctcaaaataattccaaaaccttgttcctttgtttagagatgcaattttatttaaaaaaaatataacaaacgtCAGAGAAATGCTTTTCTTACCCCGTGGGGACTGAACCATATCACGCCCACTACAACATGacagagtgcaccaatgaagcgccagactGACCAAGAATAAAACCTatcccagtgtcaatctttctgttgcaccaattagaaaaactacttgggAGGTAAAACCACAGCAGTCGGATACATGACGGACTGCTGTaaatgatgataaattactaaaattaataaatttaaaaatagtgTCATGTGACCGATTATACacctagcatattattcaacgtttaacTACTTTTTTAGAgcttatacatttaaacatttaaaattcccatcccttaAAGGCTACATTACTGTGTGATGACTGTATGCCACATGGACTGACAAATGAGTAGCAGGCCACTGCTTTACATACCACAATTCCATACTGGCCCCGTGCAAAAGTGTTGGCTGTCTGTGCTGGGCCTCGGATATCTCTCAGTTTCTTCATCTCTTTCTTTGCCTTCTTAAAATTTGGAACCTTATTTATGAACTTCAGCTTTGGTCTGTCAGGTAGAACCACACCTAAGCAAATAGGAAATCCAGAAAAGTGTCAGCGTTATCAGCACAAAGTAAATCCAGAAATACTAAATTCTATGGAAGTGCAAGGTATCCAAATTTGCTaactttcttaatttttttttttttttttaataaaacacaagacaTGTTACTTGTCCAATGGACCCTCTCAATATATTTGTAGgtccatccatatatatatatatatatatatatatatatatatatatatatatatatatatatatatatatatatatgtgtgtgtgtgtgtgtgtgtttctatctaCCAAAAACATCCTTGTGAATGTATTACTAATGCAGATCCTTTTAAAGTCACCGTTATTATTTACACCAAACAAGTAATACATACAGATATTTTCATCCTGAAAGGGTGACATTTAAAATCAACCTAATATTTCTGATGATTACTTTATTGGATATTGATGATGGTACTTAAAACATTCAAGTGAAGtttccaacaaaagaaaaaaaaaaaaggtggtagAAACATTCTATTTGAGGTGATTGGGTTTTGAATGCATACAAGGAAAATGTCCTCCCTTCAAAGTGTTACTGTGTTTACTTCATAGTTACACAAATGAGTGAAATATTATTGAATACAAGCAATACaactaaaagtttaccactgtaatcTGGAGGCTCTTCATAAGTCTTCATTCCGGCAACAACAAGTTTCATCTGATTCTGCACAGAACCTAGAAAAAGACACAGTACAGAATGAAATAACGCAAGACATCCGCAGTTTCTCAGTTTTACTGCTATAGAAACAAGTTACTTTACAAACGTCCACGGATGCATAGTACTGGGGATATTGTGAGGCTGCAGGGGGACATTTTGGTCTGGAGAGAGGAAACGCCATAATTTTATAATAACTATAAATATTGTAGACCCAACAGTACATCATCATTGTGATTCAACAGCCAATCACGTCCAGTTAAATATCGGTAACATTCAGCCAATTATACCGTTAAATTAAATCCAGCAACGTACACTATCTAGCAACGTACACTATCTTAAGTGTATTAGTAATGTGTTTGAGTTACCTGTAACTCGTGAACCCTTCGTGAGTCCTGAGAACGTGTTTTTCAGAAACGCGAACATGATTCGTTCACAGAGACAAGATAGCTTTACTTAAACGTCACCCACAATGTCGCTCTCGTTCTTCAATTTTATTGACAAAATACTTTTTAGATGTGCATTTCAGCTCTATCCATTTTCGTTCACAAGGTCGGCGCCATCTTGAGAGCTAAGTGACAACCCGGTCCGACCAGAAAACAATCCCTTCAGATTTGTCAGGCTGTAAAATAAAGTTCCGGATAGAAATGGGGTACTGTTCTATACCTGAATTTACAAATGCAGTTTATAAGCACCCGTAAATTAATATTTGTGTATGCAAGTAACATACTATGCTGTGAGGATTTCTCAGTCTTAAAATATTTCCACATGGTATCCCCACCAACCTACTTCTGGCCAATTTGGTAAAGGGTGAGGGGTTTGTGTATTCTCtttaacaaaacactgttaaacatttatatcaaaaacaaatgtgaaaataaaaatacaactgatCGATGTAGTTGGTGGAATTATGTACAATGATTTCAACATCAGACCAACTGAAAACTCAAATGgtggaaaatatataaaaaggtaaaaaaaataaaaaataaaacccacagatttaaaacaaaatcagcattTCAAGCTTTATTGATGGACCATTTGTTATGCAGTCGTAGTTAATACTAGACGTTTAAATGTGTACACAA
The Polyodon spathula isolate WHYD16114869_AA chromosome 9, ASM1765450v1, whole genome shotgun sequence genome window above contains:
- the mrpl16 gene encoding 39S ribosomal protein L16, mitochondrial, which encodes MFAFLKNTFSGLTKGSRVTGSVQNQMKLVVAGMKTYEEPPDYSGVVLPDRPKLKFINKVPNFKKAKKEMKKLRDIRGPAQTANTFARGQYGIVALGGGYLHWGHIEMMRLTINRRIDPRTTFARWRVNAPYKPITRKGLGQRMGGGKGAIDHYVTPVRCGRMVLELGGRCEFGEVEPILTEVAKKLPFPAKVVSKESLAAMYQEERERELNNQNPWTFQRVVSTNMLGIRKVLSPFDLRHNGKYVGKFRLPGRV